A single genomic interval of Arthrobacter sp. NicSoilB8 harbors:
- a CDS encoding peroxiredoxin: MKSALTTALHTTTGLQPGAPAPGFTLPDAAGRPVSLARYRGRSVIVYFYPRAATPGCTTEACDFRDSLAALQGAGFEVLGISPDAPEALAAFAADQALTFPLLADEDHATALAYGAWGEKLVDGEVREGTVRSTVVVGPDGNVVLAQYQVSAQGHVRALREELGI; this comes from the coding sequence ATGAAATCCGCCCTCACCACCGCTCTGCACACCACAACCGGGCTGCAACCCGGCGCTCCCGCCCCCGGGTTCACGCTGCCCGACGCCGCAGGCCGCCCGGTTTCCCTGGCCCGCTACCGCGGCAGGAGCGTCATCGTCTACTTCTACCCCCGCGCCGCCACCCCCGGCTGCACCACCGAGGCCTGCGATTTCCGCGACAGCCTTGCCGCCCTCCAGGGCGCGGGCTTCGAGGTCCTGGGCATCTCGCCCGACGCACCCGAGGCCCTGGCAGCCTTCGCCGCCGACCAGGCGCTGACCTTCCCCCTCCTCGCCGACGAAGACCACGCCACCGCCCTGGCATACGGGGCCTGGGGCGAGAAGCTTGTGGACGGCGAAGTCCGCGAAGGAACGGTCCGCTCCACCGTGGTGGTCGGCCCGGACGGGAACGTGGTCCTGGCGCAGTACCAGGTCAGCGCGCAGGGCCATGTCAGGGCGCTGCGGGAGGAGCTGGGCATCTAG
- a CDS encoding VOC family protein, with protein MTMRTGFAEGELCWTDLQTRDVEAAKAFYTEVFGWRYEDLPTPDGRSYAKAFLGEDLVTVLAPQNSPQGTPQESAREPGRWNVYFAVGDAKDLAAELAHSAGRLEFGPEAISDTGVMVFFAPPGGGTTGAWQAGSHFGAARSQEAGALTWAELLTPEPQAAVGFFQQLFGHEVTEYPQDDGGTYTTLMVDGTEVAGIARVPGDAQDTLQPGWQVYFGVSDVAEAVRAAVAAGGVVLIEPEDGEEAGSIATIQDPQGGVFSLLEV; from the coding sequence ATGACCATGCGCACAGGATTCGCCGAGGGCGAGCTCTGCTGGACCGATCTCCAGACCAGGGATGTGGAGGCGGCGAAGGCCTTCTACACGGAAGTTTTCGGCTGGCGGTACGAAGACCTGCCCACCCCGGACGGACGCAGTTACGCCAAGGCCTTCCTCGGTGAGGACCTGGTCACGGTACTCGCGCCGCAAAACTCGCCGCAGGGCACACCACAGGAATCCGCGAGGGAACCGGGCCGGTGGAACGTGTATTTCGCGGTCGGCGACGCCAAGGACCTGGCCGCCGAACTGGCGCATTCCGCAGGGCGGCTCGAATTCGGCCCCGAGGCCATCAGCGACACCGGCGTCATGGTCTTCTTCGCCCCGCCCGGCGGCGGAACCACCGGGGCCTGGCAGGCCGGCAGCCATTTCGGGGCCGCCCGGAGCCAGGAGGCGGGCGCCCTGACATGGGCCGAGCTGCTGACCCCGGAGCCGCAGGCCGCCGTCGGATTCTTCCAACAGCTCTTCGGGCACGAGGTGACCGAATATCCCCAGGACGACGGCGGCACGTACACGACGCTCATGGTGGACGGTACCGAGGTGGCCGGCATCGCCCGGGTTCCGGGCGATGCGCAGGACACCCTCCAGCCCGGCTGGCAGGTCTATTTCGGCGTCTCGGACGTCGCGGAAGCGGTGCGCGCGGCGGTGGCCGCGGGCGGCGTCGTGCTGATCGAGCCGGAGGACGGCGAGGAAGCCGGCAGCATCGCCACGATCCAGGATCCGCAGGGCGGCGTCTTCAGCCTGCTGGAGGTTTAG
- the bcp gene encoding thioredoxin-dependent thiol peroxidase, protein MSANPTVKLQPGTPAPEFTLPDAEGKPVSLADYRGKSVIVYFYPQAATPGCTTEACDFRDNLASLQGSGYEVLGISPDAPDALAHFTGDFALTFPLLADEDHAVALAYGAWGEKLVHGEITEGIVRSTVVLDPEGKVRLAQYQVKAQGHVAALKEELGV, encoded by the coding sequence ATGAGCGCCAATCCGACCGTCAAGCTCCAGCCCGGCACCCCGGCCCCGGAATTCACCCTCCCCGACGCCGAGGGCAAGCCGGTTTCCCTCGCCGACTACCGTGGCAAGAGCGTGATCGTGTACTTCTACCCGCAGGCCGCGACCCCGGGCTGCACCACCGAGGCCTGCGACTTCCGCGACAACCTCGCCTCCCTGCAGGGCTCAGGCTACGAAGTCCTGGGCATCTCCCCGGATGCCCCGGACGCCCTGGCCCACTTCACTGGCGATTTCGCCCTGACCTTCCCGCTCCTGGCCGACGAGGACCATGCCGTGGCCCTGGCCTACGGCGCCTGGGGCGAGAAGCTGGTCCACGGCGAGATCACAGAGGGAATCGTCCGCTCCACCGTGGTGCTGGACCCCGAGGGCAAGGTCCGGCTCGCGCAGTACCAGGTCAAGGCCCAGGGCCACGTCGCAGCGCTGAAGGAAGAGCTGGGCGTCTAG
- a CDS encoding DUF3073 domain-containing protein, with protein sequence MGRGRQKAKATKQARDIKYYSPNTDYSALQRELTGPGSRATNHFADDPVEPDYSAYVDKYADDLEDEDDEVDTRRIG encoded by the coding sequence ATGGGGCGCGGCCGTCAAAAGGCAAAAGCTACCAAGCAGGCTCGGGACATCAAGTACTACTCCCCGAACACTGACTATTCGGCCCTTCAGCGCGAGCTCACGGGCCCGGGAAGTCGTGCCACGAACCACTTCGCGGATGACCCGGTCGAGCCGGACTATTCGGCGTATGTGGATAAGTACGCGGACGATTTGGAAGACGAGGACGACGAGGTTGACACCCGTCGGATAGGTTAG
- the purF gene encoding amidophosphoribosyltransferase — MARGDGKLSHDLLPGEKGPQDACGVFGVWAPGEEVAKLTYYGLYALQHRGQESAGIATSDGKRINVYKDMGLVSQVFDETTLNTLTGHLAVGHCRYSTTGASHWANAQPTLGATATGTVALAHNGNLTNTADLKAMIEDRNGGNLSGEMKQGNTSDTALVTALLEGEEGKSLEQTAMELLPKIKGGFCFVFMDEGTLYAARDTYGIRPLCLGRLERGWVVASEQSALATVGASFIREIEPGEFIAIDEDGVRSQRFAEATPAGCVFEYVYLARPDASIAGRSVYESRVEMGRQLARENTQEADIVIPVPESGTPAAVGYAEESGIPFAHGFVKNSYVGRTFIQPSQTLRQLGIRLKLNALESVIRGKRVVVVDDSIVRGNTQRAIVRMLREAGAASVHIKISSPPVKWPCFYGIDFASRAELIANGATIEEITQAIGADSLAYISEDGMIDATRQPRERLCTACFTGKYPIELPGADKLGKNLLERTDLGGLPAASAGSSAAVSAANASAPAPSTAPDAEPGTSISDDPAEKAGATGCDPGPDSEFEELLTDADRVTTADKKEPV, encoded by the coding sequence GTGGCACGCGGCGATGGAAAACTTTCTCATGATCTTCTCCCAGGCGAAAAAGGCCCTCAGGACGCATGCGGCGTCTTCGGGGTCTGGGCACCCGGTGAAGAAGTAGCAAAACTAACCTATTACGGGCTGTATGCACTGCAGCACCGCGGTCAGGAGTCGGCTGGTATTGCGACCAGCGACGGCAAGCGGATCAACGTCTACAAGGACATGGGCCTCGTTTCCCAGGTTTTTGACGAGACCACGCTGAACACCCTGACCGGGCACTTGGCCGTCGGCCACTGTCGCTATTCCACGACCGGCGCCAGCCACTGGGCGAACGCCCAACCGACCCTGGGCGCGACCGCCACGGGTACCGTGGCCCTGGCACACAACGGCAACCTGACCAACACGGCCGATCTCAAGGCGATGATCGAGGACCGCAACGGCGGAAACCTCAGCGGCGAAATGAAGCAGGGCAACACCTCGGACACCGCCTTGGTCACGGCGCTGCTCGAGGGCGAAGAAGGCAAGTCCCTCGAACAGACCGCCATGGAGCTCCTGCCCAAGATCAAGGGCGGCTTCTGCTTCGTCTTCATGGACGAGGGCACCCTCTACGCGGCCCGTGACACGTACGGCATCCGTCCGCTCTGCCTCGGCCGGCTGGAACGCGGCTGGGTGGTTGCCTCCGAGCAGTCCGCCCTCGCCACTGTCGGCGCCAGCTTCATCCGCGAAATCGAGCCCGGCGAGTTCATCGCGATCGACGAGGACGGTGTCCGTTCGCAGCGCTTCGCCGAGGCGACCCCGGCCGGCTGCGTTTTCGAATATGTTTACCTCGCCCGCCCGGACGCCTCCATTGCGGGCCGCTCGGTATACGAATCCCGCGTGGAAATGGGCCGCCAGCTGGCCCGCGAAAACACCCAGGAAGCGGACATCGTCATCCCGGTGCCGGAATCGGGCACCCCCGCGGCCGTGGGCTACGCCGAGGAATCCGGCATCCCTTTCGCGCACGGCTTCGTCAAGAACTCCTACGTGGGCCGCACGTTCATCCAGCCCTCGCAGACGCTGCGCCAGCTCGGCATCCGGCTCAAGCTCAACGCCCTTGAATCCGTGATCCGCGGCAAGCGTGTGGTGGTGGTGGACGACTCGATCGTCCGCGGCAACACCCAGCGCGCCATCGTGCGGATGCTCCGGGAAGCCGGCGCCGCAAGTGTCCACATCAAGATCTCCTCCCCGCCGGTCAAGTGGCCCTGCTTCTACGGCATCGACTTCGCGTCCCGCGCGGAACTGATCGCCAACGGCGCCACCATCGAAGAGATCACCCAGGCCATCGGCGCCGACTCGCTCGCCTACATTTCCGAAGACGGCATGATCGACGCCACCCGGCAGCCGCGTGAGCGTCTGTGCACCGCCTGTTTCACCGGCAAGTACCCGATCGAGCTTCCCGGGGCGGACAAGCTCGGCAAGAACCTGCTCGAGCGCACCGACCTCGGCGGCCTTCCGGCCGCGTCCGCAGGTTCCAGTGCGGCCGTTTCCGCGGCGAACGCTTCGGCGCCCGCACCGTCCACGGCGCCCGACGCCGAACCCGGCACCTCGATCTCCGACGACCCTGCCGAGAAGGCCGGCGCCACCGGCTGCGATCCGGGTCCGGACTCCGAATTCGAAGAACTGCTCACCGATGCCGACCGCGTCACCACAGCCGACAAGAAAGAGCCAGTATGA
- the purM gene encoding phosphoribosylformylglycinamidine cyclo-ligase — translation MTSASPAADMNAAQNAGITYASAGVDVEAGDRAVELMKDAVKATHNSSVIGGVGGFAGLYDVSRLLTYKRPLLATSTDGVGTKVAIAQAMDIHDTIGYDLVGMVVDDIVVVGAEPLYMTDYIACGKVVPERIADIVRGIAAACSVAGTALVGGETAEHPGLLGEHEYDVAGAATGVVEADALLGPDRVRAGDVVIGMASSGLHSNGYSLVRRVINHAGWALDRQVSELGRTLGEELLEPTRVYAADCLDLARTFPVNGSAGGQAVHGFSHVTGGGLAANLARVLPQGLLATVDRATWELPAIFKLVSELGNVPLADLERTLNLGVGMVAIVSPEAADAAVSRLNDRGLPSWIMGTVEQNSDSIVKTGPDYVQGAKGVDGGAVRLVNAYA, via the coding sequence ATGACTTCCGCCTCCCCGGCCGCTGACATGAACGCCGCCCAGAACGCCGGCATCACCTACGCCTCCGCCGGCGTCGACGTCGAAGCGGGAGACCGCGCCGTCGAACTCATGAAGGATGCCGTCAAGGCAACCCACAACTCCTCGGTGATCGGCGGCGTCGGCGGGTTCGCGGGCCTCTACGACGTTTCCCGGCTGCTGACCTACAAGCGCCCGCTGCTGGCCACGTCCACCGACGGCGTCGGCACCAAGGTGGCAATCGCCCAGGCCATGGACATCCACGACACCATTGGCTACGACCTCGTCGGCATGGTGGTGGACGACATCGTCGTGGTGGGCGCCGAGCCGCTCTACATGACCGACTACATCGCCTGCGGCAAGGTTGTCCCGGAGCGCATCGCCGACATCGTCCGCGGCATCGCCGCGGCCTGCTCGGTGGCCGGCACCGCCCTGGTGGGCGGCGAAACCGCCGAGCACCCGGGCCTGCTGGGCGAACACGAGTACGACGTCGCCGGTGCCGCCACCGGCGTGGTCGAGGCCGATGCGCTGCTGGGCCCGGACCGTGTCCGCGCCGGCGACGTCGTGATCGGCATGGCCTCCTCCGGCCTGCACTCCAACGGCTACTCCCTGGTCCGCCGCGTCATCAACCACGCCGGCTGGGCCCTGGACCGCCAGGTCTCCGAACTCGGCCGCACCCTGGGCGAGGAACTCCTCGAGCCCACCCGCGTCTACGCCGCGGACTGCCTGGACCTCGCCCGCACCTTCCCGGTCAACGGCTCCGCCGGCGGCCAGGCCGTGCACGGCTTCAGCCACGTCACCGGCGGCGGCCTCGCCGCCAACCTCGCCCGGGTCCTCCCGCAGGGCCTGCTCGCCACCGTTGACCGCGCCACGTGGGAGCTCCCGGCCATCTTCAAGCTGGTCTCCGAGCTGGGCAACGTCCCGCTGGCAGACCTCGAGCGCACCCTGAACCTGGGCGTGGGCATGGTCGCCATCGTTTCCCCGGAAGCCGCCGACGCCGCCGTGAGCCGGCTCAACGACCGAGGCCTGCCGTCCTGGATCATGGGCACGGTCGAGCAGAACTCGGATTCAATCGTGAAGACGGGCCCGGACTACGTCCAGGGCGCCAAGGGCGTCGACGGCGGCGCCGTCCGCCTGGTCAACGCCTACGCGTAA
- a CDS encoding serine hydrolase has product MPEDHTPRQPRFGSRRPAPRRHPARGRVRAMILAACATVLAVALAAGIYSSAAARSTAVSPRTAPAAPSAPASAPASAPASASIDTALGSRINAIIEANSQYQIGVALADLSQGAASEDVHEYGVQEKFVAASTAKVLAAAAYYHLVETGAASLDDPLGSYTAGFQLREMIQQSDNDSWSLVMDAVGHGELTDFAASLGVSYDPETNTLTPAEMASILSGVYSGALLNAEDTAQLLSYMQDTNYETLIPAAVPDGITVFHKYGLLDDELHDAGVLAQGNTAYALVIYTKGQSLSDVPERTEVIHQLTQAVAGALF; this is encoded by the coding sequence ATGCCGGAAGATCACACGCCACGACAGCCACGTTTCGGATCCCGACGCCCGGCCCCCCGACGGCATCCTGCGCGCGGCCGGGTCCGGGCCATGATCCTGGCGGCGTGTGCCACAGTGCTGGCGGTTGCGCTGGCCGCAGGTATCTATTCCTCCGCGGCTGCCCGCTCGACGGCGGTGAGTCCTAGGACGGCGCCGGCTGCGCCGTCTGCCCCAGCCAGCGCCCCAGCCAGCGCCCCGGCGTCGGCGTCCATCGACACGGCGCTCGGCTCACGGATCAACGCGATCATCGAGGCCAACAGCCAGTACCAGATCGGCGTGGCGCTGGCGGACCTCTCTCAGGGTGCCGCGTCCGAGGACGTCCACGAATACGGGGTCCAGGAGAAGTTCGTGGCGGCCAGCACGGCCAAAGTCCTGGCCGCTGCGGCCTACTATCACCTGGTGGAAACCGGCGCCGCCAGCCTCGATGACCCGCTGGGGAGCTACACCGCCGGATTCCAGCTCCGCGAGATGATCCAGCAGAGCGACAATGACTCGTGGTCGCTGGTCATGGATGCCGTGGGCCACGGGGAGCTGACCGACTTTGCGGCGTCTCTGGGCGTGAGCTACGACCCGGAAACCAACACGCTGACCCCGGCGGAAATGGCCAGCATCCTGTCCGGGGTCTATTCCGGAGCACTCCTCAACGCCGAGGACACGGCGCAGCTGCTGTCCTATATGCAGGACACCAACTACGAGACTCTCATTCCCGCCGCCGTGCCGGACGGGATCACGGTGTTCCACAAGTACGGGCTCCTGGACGATGAACTGCACGACGCCGGCGTCCTCGCCCAAGGCAACACCGCGTACGCGCTGGTCATCTACACCAAGGGCCAGAGCCTGAGCGACGTCCCGGAACGCACCGAGGTGATCCATCAGCTGACGCAGGCCGTGGCGGGCGCCTTGTTCTGA
- a CDS encoding septum formation family protein, with translation MTEENPRHDAGPVPPPPSRLPTSALPVVTADTEPAARRGESGESVEPAAARPGAKGSAATVAGIITAASGRARDRVRPLARRIRRQGRKRLGAAAAVLVVLGLLVWWAAASFAGSPPPSADGSGSPAPAASSESASAPASRGALPLEGVSPLDFQLRDCFKDFDPDAQQSTIVDCATGHSAQLVAVEKYAAEDSYPGREALKQKARAACKAAPLTDKASGYALSYKLAYPSSSSWGKGDRRVDCYVVTDAGNIIMESLLS, from the coding sequence GTGACCGAAGAGAATCCAAGGCACGACGCCGGGCCCGTCCCGCCGCCGCCTTCGAGGCTGCCGACGTCCGCCCTGCCCGTTGTCACGGCCGACACGGAACCGGCAGCGCGCCGGGGAGAATCCGGCGAATCGGTCGAACCCGCCGCGGCGCGCCCAGGCGCGAAGGGCTCTGCCGCCACTGTCGCCGGCATCATCACCGCCGCCTCGGGCCGTGCGCGAGACCGTGTGCGCCCCCTGGCCCGCCGGATCCGCCGGCAGGGGCGCAAGCGGCTTGGCGCGGCTGCGGCCGTGCTCGTCGTTCTCGGGCTTCTGGTGTGGTGGGCGGCGGCCTCATTTGCCGGCAGTCCCCCGCCCTCCGCGGACGGCAGCGGCAGCCCGGCCCCCGCAGCGTCGTCGGAGTCGGCGTCGGCCCCGGCCAGCCGCGGTGCCCTGCCCCTTGAAGGCGTCAGCCCGCTGGACTTCCAGCTGCGCGACTGCTTCAAGGACTTCGATCCGGATGCGCAGCAGTCCACCATCGTGGACTGCGCCACAGGCCACTCGGCGCAGCTGGTCGCCGTCGAGAAGTACGCGGCCGAGGACTCCTACCCCGGCCGGGAGGCCCTCAAGCAGAAGGCGCGCGCCGCCTGCAAGGCCGCACCGCTGACGGACAAGGCCTCGGGCTACGCGCTGAGCTACAAACTGGCCTACCCGAGTTCGAGCAGTTGGGGCAAGGGCGACCGCCGGGTCGACTGCTACGTCGTGACGGATGCCGGAAACATCATCATGGAGTCCCTGCTCTCCTGA
- a CDS encoding methyltransferase domain-containing protein translates to MLASADRVRDQQRLLWDEFSAGWKKWDVELLDWHAPFGDALLEELRLLPNSWVLDVAAGTGEPALNVAEQVPDGRVVLADISAGMLRVAEEKALTRGLHNLDFKVCDAAAMPFEDNTFDAVYCRFGLMFFPVMSAAMREMVRTAKPGGRVGAVVWGRAAENPWASLILGTIARHRELPIPAAGTPGLFRCAPTGFMTRMFNDAGLTDVTERKVTTNLVFESPESYWEFITDIATTVAMGLAKADKQSRALIRADVFELLGRYEHDGAIQLRSTATVVAGTKV, encoded by the coding sequence ATGTTAGCCTCAGCCGACCGCGTTCGCGACCAGCAGCGCCTGCTCTGGGATGAGTTCTCGGCGGGCTGGAAGAAATGGGACGTTGAACTGCTCGACTGGCATGCTCCGTTCGGGGACGCCCTGCTTGAGGAGCTCCGGCTGCTCCCCAACTCCTGGGTGCTGGATGTCGCGGCAGGCACGGGGGAACCCGCACTCAATGTGGCCGAACAGGTGCCGGACGGGCGTGTGGTCCTCGCTGACATTTCGGCCGGTATGCTCCGCGTGGCCGAAGAAAAGGCATTGACCCGGGGCCTGCACAACCTGGACTTCAAGGTTTGCGACGCTGCTGCCATGCCCTTCGAGGACAACACGTTCGACGCCGTGTACTGCCGCTTCGGTTTGATGTTCTTTCCGGTCATGTCCGCGGCCATGCGAGAGATGGTGCGCACCGCCAAGCCGGGCGGCCGGGTCGGCGCCGTCGTCTGGGGACGCGCCGCCGAGAACCCGTGGGCCAGCCTGATCCTGGGCACCATTGCCCGGCACCGCGAGCTGCCCATTCCGGCCGCAGGGACTCCGGGGCTGTTCCGCTGTGCACCCACCGGGTTCATGACCCGGATGTTCAACGATGCCGGGCTCACGGACGTGACCGAGCGCAAGGTCACTACCAACCTCGTGTTCGAATCCCCCGAGAGCTACTGGGAGTTCATTACCGACATCGCGACCACTGTGGCGATGGGGCTGGCAAAGGCGGACAAGCAGTCCCGGGCCCTGATCCGTGCGGACGTGTTCGAGCTGCTGGGCCGCTACGAGCACGACGGCGCCATCCAGCTCCGGTCCACCGCCACGGTGGTGGCCGGGACCAAGGTGTAG
- a CDS encoding type IV toxin-antitoxin system AbiEi family antitoxin domain-containing protein: protein MDLPPLILSSDLARIGQDTRSLARQAKSGQLRRIRQGVYVRAQEWEVLAPWDRYPVLIRAAASTLRSRTVFCRQSSAVLWGMPLLGHRHPVHACTSDDGGGRSRAGVRRHFVDLDSAQIEERHGLLVTDRVRTALDLAAFESFEQGVTIFDHVLRPQPDNLAPLSREELHAGVDGNYTKAAARRIRTALNFADPASGSPGESVSRALMHRLGFRSPLLQVEIRDARGLVAFTDFDWPEEQLCGEFDGLVKYRKVEYLQGRTPAEALTEEKRREDRIRATGRRVIRWTWSELSSPGKFAAFLAAAGVPRQPLPSSRR, encoded by the coding sequence ATGGACCTACCTCCGTTGATTCTCAGCAGTGATCTCGCACGAATCGGCCAGGACACGCGGAGCCTTGCGCGGCAGGCGAAGTCCGGGCAGCTCCGGCGCATCAGGCAGGGCGTTTACGTCCGGGCTCAGGAGTGGGAAGTACTGGCGCCGTGGGACCGGTATCCGGTCCTCATCCGGGCGGCGGCCTCCACGCTGAGGAGCCGCACCGTCTTCTGCCGCCAATCCTCCGCTGTACTGTGGGGCATGCCGCTGCTGGGCCACCGCCATCCGGTCCATGCCTGCACTTCCGACGACGGCGGCGGACGCTCGCGCGCCGGGGTCCGGCGGCATTTCGTCGACTTGGACTCGGCACAGATCGAGGAACGTCACGGGCTCCTGGTCACGGACCGCGTCCGGACAGCCTTGGACTTGGCAGCCTTCGAATCGTTCGAGCAGGGCGTCACGATATTCGACCACGTCCTCCGGCCGCAGCCTGACAATCTGGCTCCGCTCAGCCGCGAGGAACTCCACGCCGGCGTCGACGGCAACTACACAAAAGCCGCGGCCCGGCGAATCCGGACCGCCCTGAACTTTGCTGATCCTGCGTCCGGCTCCCCTGGAGAATCGGTAAGCCGCGCCCTGATGCACCGGCTCGGCTTCCGGAGTCCCCTCCTTCAGGTCGAAATCCGCGATGCCCGGGGGCTGGTCGCATTCACAGACTTTGACTGGCCCGAGGAGCAGCTTTGCGGCGAATTCGACGGACTCGTGAAGTATCGCAAGGTGGAGTACCTCCAGGGCCGGACGCCAGCGGAGGCCCTCACCGAAGAGAAACGCCGGGAGGACCGGATTCGCGCCACGGGCCGACGCGTGATCCGTTGGACGTGGTCGGAGCTGTCCAGTCCAGGAAAATTTGCCGCATTTCTGGCGGCAGCAGGCGTTCCCCGGCAGCCACTCCCGTCCAGTCGGCGCTGA